One window of the Salvia miltiorrhiza cultivar Shanhuang (shh) chromosome 6, IMPLAD_Smil_shh, whole genome shotgun sequence genome contains the following:
- the LOC130990214 gene encoding CDPK-related kinase 1-like, whose amino-acid sequence MGLCHGKPIETPDNLSGNSINPGETNELTLNSTGKTPKFPFYSPSPLPSLFKNSPANSSSVTSTPLRFLKRPFPPPSPAKHIKALLARRHGSVKPNEATIPEGSECEIVGLDKNFGYSKSFTSHYEIGEEVGRGHFGYTCSAKGKKGSLRGQDVAVKVIPKSKMTTAIAIEDVRREVKILRALTGHKNLVQFYEAYEDEENVYVVMELCNGGELLDRILSRGGKYAEEDAKVVMVQILNVVAYCHLQGVVHRDLKPENFLFVSKDEHSSLKAIDFGLSDYVKPDERLNDIVGSAYYVAPEVLHRSYGTEADMWSIGVIAYILLCGSRPFWARTESGIFRAVLKADPSFEEDPWPNLSPDAIDFVKQLLNKDYRKRLTAAQALSHPWLAGHHDVKIPLDMIMYRLVKAYVCSSSLRKAALGALARTLTIPQLAYLREQFALLGPSKSGFISLQNFKTAMVKNSTDAVKDSRVLEYVNVVSSLQYRKFDFEEFCAAAVSVHQLEGIASWEQHARSAYEFFEKDGNRPIMIEELASELGLSPSVPVHVVLQDWIRHSDGKLSFLGFVRLLHGVSSRSFQKA is encoded by the exons ATGGGACTTTGTCATGGAAAACCCATTGAAACACCAGATAATCTCTCTGGAAATTCGATAAACCCAGGTGAGACCAATGAACTCACACTCAATTCAACTGGCAAAACCCCCAAATTCCCATTCTATAGCCCTAGCCCATTGCCTagtttattcaagaactccccTGCTAATTCCAGCAGCGTTACTTCGACCCCTCTCCGGTTCCTGAAGCGGCCGtttccgccgccgtcgccggcgAAGCACATCAAAGCGTTGCTAGCTAGGAGGCACGGCTCTGTGAAGCCCAATGAGGCCACCATACCTGAAGGGAGTGAGTGTGAGATTGTTGGGTTGGATAAGAATTTTGGGTACTCGAAGAGTTTCACCAGTCACTATGAGATAGGGGAGGAGGTTGGTAGGGGCCACTTTGGTTACACTTGCTCTGCTAAAGGGAAGAAGGGGAGCTTGAGAGGGCAGGATGTGGCTGTTAAAGTTATCCCGAAATCGAAG ATGACTACTGCAATTGCTATAGAAGATGTGAGACGAGAAGTAAAGATACTACGTGCACTGACGGGGCACAAGAACTTAGTGCAGTTCTATGAGGCCTACGAGGATGAAGAAAATGTCTATGTAGTGATGGA GTTGTGCAACGGAGGAGAACTACTAGATCGCATACTATCTAG GGGTGGAAAATATGCGGAAGAAGATGCAAAAGTTGTGATGGTACAGATTTTAAACGTTGTTGCATATTGTCATCTCCAAGGTGTGGTTCATCGGGACCTAAAGCCCGAG AACTTTCTCTTTGTCTCCAAAGACGAGCACTCCTCTTTGAAGGCAATCGACTTTGGACTCTCTGATTACGTAAAGCCAG ATGAAAGACTGAATGATATTGTTGGAAGTGCTTATTATGTGGCACCTGAAGTATTGCATAGATCATATGGAACAGAGGCCGACATGTGGAGTATTGGTGTGATTGCTTATATTCTTCTTTGTGGAAGCAGACCCTTCTGGGCAAGGACAGAATCCGGAATCTTCCGGGCTGTTCTAAAAGCTGACCCAAGTTTTGAGGAAGATCCATGGCCAAATTTGTCTCCTGATGCCATAGATTTCGTGAAACAATTATTGAACAAGGACTATCGTAAAAGGCTAACTGCAGCTCAGGCTCTTA GTCATCCTTGGCTGGCTGGTCATCATGACGTGAAAATTCCTCTGGATATGATTATGTATAGACTTGTAAAAGCTTATGTATGCTCTTCTTCGTTGAGAAAGGCAGCTTTAGGG GCTCTTGCAAGAACTTTGACGATACCCCAACTAGCCTATCTTCGAGAACAGTTCGCATTGTTAGGTCCAAGTAAAAGCGGATTTATTTCGTTACAGAATTTCAAAACG GCCATGGTGAAGAATTCAACTGATGCAGTGAAGGATTCACGTGTTCTCGAATATGTTAATGTG GTGAGTTCTCTTCAGTACAGAAAGTTCGATTTCGAAGAATTCTGCGCTGCAGCAGTGAGTGTACACCAGCTGGAAGGAATCGCTAGCTGGGAGCAACACGCACGCAGCGCCTACGAATTCTTTGAGAAGGATGGGAACAGGCCCATTATGATAGAGGAACTTGCTTCA GAGCTCGGACTTAGTCCATCTGTTCCGGTCCATGTAGTTCTACAAGATTGGATTAGGCACTCGGACGGGAAGCTCAGCTTCTTGGGGTTTGTAAGACTTCTACACGGGGTGTCCTCCCGCTCATTTCAAAAGGCTTGA